In Penaeus chinensis breed Huanghai No. 1 chromosome 2, ASM1920278v2, whole genome shotgun sequence, the following proteins share a genomic window:
- the LOC125032614 gene encoding DNA-directed RNA polymerase III subunit RPC9-like, producing the protein MEVLNCKGAVLSNCEVYALLQDLCRQEKGRKSMMKTQADLANIAFETMKYLEKTACRNQNAEVIQGFLQAVKEFKLTKAEKLQLINLRPTTPVEMQLIIEDSEERLSEEQVEALIGLVELHLPDIDNPQTLVNGTPGK; encoded by the exons GTTAAATTGTAAAGGAGCTGTTCTAAGCAACTGTGAGGTTTATGCTCTCCTGCAGGATTTGTGTAGGcaagaaaaaggcagaaaaagtATGATGAAGACACAAGCAGATCTTGCCAATATTGCATTTGAG ACCATGAAATACCTTGAAAAGACAGCTTGCAGAAATCAAAATGCTGAAGTAATTCAAGGTTTCCTACAAGCTGTGAAAGAATTCAAACTCACCAAAGCAGAAAAACTACAGTTAATCAACTTACGGCCAACAACGCCAGTGGAAATGCAGCTT atAATTGAAGACAGCGAAGAAAGACTAAGTGAAGAACAAGTCGAAGCGTTAATTGGGCTGGTAGAGCTCCACCTGCCAGACATTGATAACCCTCAAACATTAGTAAATGGTACACCAGGGAAATAG